A section of the Lepus europaeus isolate LE1 chromosome 19, mLepTim1.pri, whole genome shotgun sequence genome encodes:
- the APOC4 gene encoding apolipoprotein C-IV isoform X2, whose translation MAAAPQWGTQAPLWWGAACEPDETPTPLPAPEESRWSLVPSSVKELVGPLLTRTRERWQRFWGPGAFQGFVQTYYEDHLRDLGPRAQAWLASSRDRLLNTAQGLCPRLLCRDKDQD comes from the exons ATGGCCGCCGCCCCACAGTGGGGCACACAAGCGCCTCTGtggtggggtgcag CATGTGAGCCTGACGAGACCCCCACGCCCCTGCCAGCGCCCGAGGAGAGCCGCTGGAGCCTGGTGCCCAGCTCGGTGAAGGAGCTGGTGGGGCCACTGCTGACCAGGACCAGAGAGAGGTGGCAgcggttctg gggccctggggcctTCCAGGGCTTTGTGCAGACCTACTATGAGGACCACCTGAGAGATCTGGGTCCCCGCGCGCAGGCCTGGCTCGCCAGCTCCAGGGACCGCCTCCTGAACACGGCCCAGGGCCTGTGCCCCAGGCTCCTGTGCAGGGACAAGGACCAGGACTGA